From a single Glycine soja cultivar W05 chromosome 19, ASM419377v2, whole genome shotgun sequence genomic region:
- the LOC114399113 gene encoding UDP-URONIC ACID TRANSPORTER 1-like isoform X1, giving the protein MSTHGSYSMRSKASFENEAKATGKESGGGGGGGSGGGGKSGKTMSPNSKENLFIVFLVTLWYSSNIGVILLNKYLLSNYGFKFPIFLTMCHMSACAVLSYISIVFFKVVPQQMIKSRSQFIKIATLSLVFCASVVGGNISLKYLAVSFNQAVGATTPFFTAVFAYLATLKREAWVTYGALIPVVAGVVIASGGEPGFHLFGFIMCLSATAARAFKSVLQSILLSSEGEKLNSMNLLLYMSPIAVLVLLPAALIMEPNVVDVTLTLAKDHKSMWLLLFLNSVIAYAANLTNFLVTKHTSALTLQVLGNAKGAVAVVISILLFRNPVTVLGMGGYTITVMGVAAYGETKRRFR; this is encoded by the exons ATGAGCACACATGGTTCTTACAGCATGAGATCCAAGGCCTCCTTTGAAAATGAAGCTAAGGCCACAGGGAAAGAAAGTGGG ggaggaggaggaggaggtagTGGTGGAGGTGGCAAGAGTGGGAAGACAATGTCCCCCAACAGCAAGGAGAATCTGTTTATAGTTTTTCTGGTGACACTTTGGTACTCTTCAAACATTGGTGTGATCCTTCTGAACAAGTACCTGCTTTCAAACTATGGATTCAAGTTCCCAATCTTCCTCACAATGTGCCACATGTCAGCTTGTGCTGTTCTCAGCTATATCTCCATTGTGTTCTTCAAGGTGGTGCCTCAGCAGATGATCAAATCAAGGTCCCAGTTCATCAAGATTGCAACTTTGAGCCTTGTCTTCTGTGCCTCTGTGGTTGGTGGCAACATCTCCCTCAAGTACCTGGCTGTGTCCTTCAACCAAGCGGTGGGGGCAACCACACCCTTCTTCACTGCTGTCTTTGCCTATTTGGCCACCCTCAAGAGAGAGGCTTGGGTTACCTATGGTGCCCTTATTCCTGTTGTTGCTGGAGTTGTCATTGCAAGTGGG GGCGAGCCAGGGTTTCACTTATTTGGATTCATTATGTGCCTAAGTGCAACTGCCGCAAGAGCCTTCAAGTCTGTCCTTCAGAGCATTTTACTTTCTTCTGAagg GGAAAAGTTGAACTCAATGAATTTGCTCCTGTATATGTCTCCAATCGCGGTTCTAGTTTTGTTGCCTGCAGCACTTATAATGGAGCCAAATGTCGTAGATGTCACATTGACGCTTGCAAAGGACCATAAATCAATGTGgctacttctttttctaaacTCAGTCATAGCGTATGCAGCAAACTTAACAAACTTCTTGGTGACTAAACATACCAGTGCTCTCACACTCCAG GTATTAGGCAATGCAAAAGGTGCCGTAGCTGTTGTAATCTCAATACTCCTATTCAGAAACCCTGTCACTGTTCTTGGCATGGGTGGCTATACAATTACCGTGATGGGAGTAGCTGCATATGGAGAAACAAAAAGGAGGTTTAGATGA
- the LOC114399113 gene encoding UDP-URONIC ACID TRANSPORTER 1-like isoform X2 — translation MSTHGSYSMRSKASFENEAKATGKESGGGGGGSGGGGKSGKTMSPNSKENLFIVFLVTLWYSSNIGVILLNKYLLSNYGFKFPIFLTMCHMSACAVLSYISIVFFKVVPQQMIKSRSQFIKIATLSLVFCASVVGGNISLKYLAVSFNQAVGATTPFFTAVFAYLATLKREAWVTYGALIPVVAGVVIASGGEPGFHLFGFIMCLSATAARAFKSVLQSILLSSEGEKLNSMNLLLYMSPIAVLVLLPAALIMEPNVVDVTLTLAKDHKSMWLLLFLNSVIAYAANLTNFLVTKHTSALTLQVLGNAKGAVAVVISILLFRNPVTVLGMGGYTITVMGVAAYGETKRRFR, via the exons ATGAGCACACATGGTTCTTACAGCATGAGATCCAAGGCCTCCTTTGAAAATGAAGCTAAGGCCACAGGGAAAGAAAGTGGG ggaggaggaggaggtagTGGTGGAGGTGGCAAGAGTGGGAAGACAATGTCCCCCAACAGCAAGGAGAATCTGTTTATAGTTTTTCTGGTGACACTTTGGTACTCTTCAAACATTGGTGTGATCCTTCTGAACAAGTACCTGCTTTCAAACTATGGATTCAAGTTCCCAATCTTCCTCACAATGTGCCACATGTCAGCTTGTGCTGTTCTCAGCTATATCTCCATTGTGTTCTTCAAGGTGGTGCCTCAGCAGATGATCAAATCAAGGTCCCAGTTCATCAAGATTGCAACTTTGAGCCTTGTCTTCTGTGCCTCTGTGGTTGGTGGCAACATCTCCCTCAAGTACCTGGCTGTGTCCTTCAACCAAGCGGTGGGGGCAACCACACCCTTCTTCACTGCTGTCTTTGCCTATTTGGCCACCCTCAAGAGAGAGGCTTGGGTTACCTATGGTGCCCTTATTCCTGTTGTTGCTGGAGTTGTCATTGCAAGTGGG GGCGAGCCAGGGTTTCACTTATTTGGATTCATTATGTGCCTAAGTGCAACTGCCGCAAGAGCCTTCAAGTCTGTCCTTCAGAGCATTTTACTTTCTTCTGAagg GGAAAAGTTGAACTCAATGAATTTGCTCCTGTATATGTCTCCAATCGCGGTTCTAGTTTTGTTGCCTGCAGCACTTATAATGGAGCCAAATGTCGTAGATGTCACATTGACGCTTGCAAAGGACCATAAATCAATGTGgctacttctttttctaaacTCAGTCATAGCGTATGCAGCAAACTTAACAAACTTCTTGGTGACTAAACATACCAGTGCTCTCACACTCCAG GTATTAGGCAATGCAAAAGGTGCCGTAGCTGTTGTAATCTCAATACTCCTATTCAGAAACCCTGTCACTGTTCTTGGCATGGGTGGCTATACAATTACCGTGATGGGAGTAGCTGCATATGGAGAAACAAAAAGGAGGTTTAGATGA